One Paraburkholderia kururiensis DNA window includes the following coding sequences:
- a CDS encoding MipA/OmpV family protein codes for MKKNFLSVRPVIFIAAMLALFSRTAWAEGENPDPTDAASSGLTILNNATNVTRWGLGAGVGVGQSPYKGYGTKVEPFPLVYFDDKWVHLLGTTLDLKVGTWHGVSVALRGKYSLGDGYKQSDAPILNGMEDRNGAFWYGPALAWRTAFGTLSGNYLLGGNKGEKAALDYSKSFDVGDFSLTPHVGIEWLSGKYVNYYYGVRPSEARPGRPAYTGTATWSTSLGTRVDYNFTKHQRFVLDVGVSHLGSGITDSPLVGKRFIPDIRIGYMYQFK; via the coding sequence GTGAAAAAAAACTTTTTGTCGGTTCGGCCCGTCATCTTCATCGCAGCCATGCTTGCACTCTTTTCGAGGACAGCGTGGGCCGAAGGAGAAAATCCCGACCCGACCGATGCGGCAAGCTCGGGGCTTACGATCCTGAATAATGCGACGAACGTGACGCGCTGGGGCCTGGGTGCGGGCGTGGGTGTCGGGCAATCGCCCTACAAGGGATACGGGACGAAAGTTGAACCCTTTCCGTTGGTTTACTTCGACGACAAGTGGGTGCATCTCCTTGGCACCACGCTTGACCTGAAAGTCGGCACCTGGCATGGCGTGAGCGTTGCACTTCGCGGAAAGTATTCGCTGGGCGATGGCTACAAGCAGTCAGATGCGCCAATCCTGAATGGCATGGAAGACCGGAACGGCGCTTTCTGGTACGGTCCGGCGCTCGCATGGCGCACCGCGTTCGGCACGCTGTCCGGCAACTATCTGTTGGGCGGAAACAAGGGCGAGAAGGCCGCTCTGGATTACAGCAAATCATTCGATGTCGGAGATTTTTCGCTTACCCCGCACGTGGGCATCGAATGGCTAAGCGGAAAATACGTGAATTACTATTACGGCGTGCGCCCTTCCGAAGCGCGCCCCGGACGCCCGGCTTACACGGGCACGGCAACCTGGAGCACGTCGCTCGGAACTCGTGTCGATTACAACTTCACGAAGCACCAACGCTTCGTGCTGGACGTGGGCGTATCGCACCTGGGCAGCGGCATCACCGACAGTCCGCTGGTCGGCAAGCGCTTCATTCCAGATATCAGGATCGGCTACATGTACCAGTTCAAGTGA
- a CDS encoding response regulator transcription factor, translating to MARVAIVEDHERLADMVRQALAGVGIEADLFHTVSEASYGVRRADYAVWIVDRGLPDGDGLAFLRTLRKAHQMTPCLMLTARDALHDRVEGLESGADDYLTKPFAMSELVARVRTLMRRPASLTALVMSFGGVTVDPRQREMRCGASSILLAPAELQILSCLIEAGGRTVRHAALEHAAWGLGEAVTPNALEVTVHRLRKKLAAINATVRLVNLRGTGFTLQEAFDDGRGPHAPQHERV from the coding sequence ATGGCGCGAGTCGCAATTGTCGAAGACCACGAACGTCTCGCCGACATGGTGAGGCAGGCTCTCGCCGGCGTGGGCATCGAGGCAGACCTGTTCCACACTGTCTCCGAGGCTTCCTACGGCGTGCGTCGGGCCGATTACGCAGTGTGGATCGTTGATCGCGGCCTTCCTGACGGCGATGGGCTCGCCTTCCTGCGTACGCTGCGCAAGGCGCATCAGATGACACCGTGTCTTATGCTGACGGCCCGCGATGCCTTGCACGATCGCGTGGAGGGTCTTGAAAGCGGCGCAGACGACTACCTGACCAAGCCGTTTGCAATGAGCGAACTGGTTGCCCGGGTGCGTACCCTGATGCGCCGCCCGGCGTCGTTGACCGCATTGGTCATGTCGTTCGGCGGCGTGACGGTGGACCCCCGGCAACGCGAGATGCGATGCGGCGCATCGTCCATCCTGCTCGCGCCGGCGGAACTGCAGATCCTGTCGTGCCTCATCGAGGCGGGCGGTCGCACGGTTCGGCACGCGGCGCTCGAGCATGCCGCATGGGGACTCGGCGAAGCAGTCACACCGAATGCACTGGAAGTAACCGTGCACCGGTTGCGCAAGAAGCTGGCCGCGATCAACGCAACCGTGCGACTCGTGAATCTTCGCGGCACGGGCTTTACCCTTCAGGAAGCCTTCGATGACGGGCGCGGACCCCATGCACCGCAACACGAGCGCGTATAA
- a CDS encoding AraC family transcriptional regulator, translated as MDPLSDVLSLLKLQSYVSGGFDAAGDWAVKFASFDGIKFHAVLRGRCWLSVDGEPEPLEVTEGECFLLARGKPFCIASNLAAAPVAFGTLVPQVRDGRIVTHNGGGEFLSVGGYFTLADGQADLLLNVLPAVIHVREEPGPSTLRWCIERMRAELREAQPGGAIVAQQLATLVLVQALRLQLAGGRNEAVGWLFALADKRIRAVINAMHETPGAKWTVQTLAEQAAMSRTSFALRFKELVGLSPMDYLTRWRMNLAAARLTHSRDSIAEIGLALGYESEKSFSAAFKRIMNCAPRQYGRQPPSHA; from the coding sequence ATGGATCCACTCTCCGATGTGTTGTCCCTCCTGAAGCTGCAAAGCTACGTTTCCGGCGGCTTCGATGCGGCCGGCGACTGGGCCGTGAAATTCGCGTCATTCGACGGGATCAAGTTTCATGCGGTGCTGCGGGGCCGGTGCTGGCTCAGCGTCGATGGCGAACCGGAGCCCCTTGAGGTCACTGAAGGCGAGTGTTTTCTGCTCGCGCGAGGCAAGCCCTTTTGCATCGCGAGCAATCTGGCGGCAGCGCCGGTCGCGTTCGGTACTCTGGTCCCGCAGGTCAGGGACGGCCGCATCGTGACGCACAACGGTGGCGGCGAATTCCTTAGCGTGGGCGGATATTTCACGCTGGCCGATGGTCAGGCCGATCTGCTTTTGAACGTGCTCCCCGCGGTCATTCACGTTCGGGAGGAACCGGGTCCGTCAACGCTGCGATGGTGTATCGAGCGCATGAGAGCGGAATTGCGCGAAGCGCAGCCAGGCGGCGCCATCGTCGCGCAGCAGTTGGCCACGCTCGTGCTTGTGCAAGCGTTGCGGCTGCAGCTTGCGGGCGGGCGCAATGAAGCCGTCGGCTGGCTTTTCGCGCTCGCGGATAAACGGATACGCGCGGTGATCAACGCCATGCACGAGACGCCCGGAGCGAAATGGACCGTACAGACGCTGGCCGAGCAGGCGGCCATGTCACGCACGAGTTTCGCGCTCCGGTTCAAGGAACTCGTCGGGCTCTCGCCGATGGACTATCTGACGCGTTGGCGGATGAATCTGGCCGCTGCCAGGCTGACGCACTCGCGCGACTCGATCGCCGAAATCGGCCTCGCGCTCGGGTATGAATCGGAAAAGTCCTTCAGCGCAGCCTTCAAACGGATCATGAATTGCGCTCCCCGCCAATATGGCCGCCAGCCGCCCTCGCACGCATGA
- a CDS encoding sensor histidine kinase, with protein sequence MLDHWIRSLSARLWVTTVVALAISLTALAALVIYVFDHYPEQTLGRRELMENVRNVVGAINFDNEDMPVSVKLPEREGWLFRVASTELKYRILDEQGHILLASDGGKRDGPWLAGDLSGDAGKIVHATIGGERFSVATQQVVRGRSVYYVQTATSRRFIEALVSLKVKPIPALVRVTLLFAVVIFGLALPFTIRRVLKPLRDASDAAAQITPRNLKTRLSARGIPSEIKPLINAFNDALERLEKGFTVQQQFLATAAHELQTPLTLIRGQIELQSEISEKDLLFREIDLMSRQVRQLLHLAEVSDAQNFDFGEVDTADVAHEVIAYLARKADEKQVSLHIKERPALPAIWADKGALFILLKNLVENAIHASPANGIVLLTIDAASIGISDEGPGIREDHLPFLFKRFWRAPDAKHEGAGLGLAICKEIALAHGWRLTVSAFSPGTGFTVWL encoded by the coding sequence GTGCTCGATCATTGGATTCGAAGTCTGTCTGCGCGGTTATGGGTGACAACCGTCGTGGCACTGGCCATCAGCCTGACCGCCCTGGCTGCCCTCGTGATCTATGTGTTCGATCACTATCCGGAGCAGACGCTGGGTCGACGGGAGTTGATGGAAAACGTCCGCAACGTGGTTGGCGCAATCAACTTCGACAACGAGGACATGCCTGTTTCCGTAAAACTTCCGGAGCGTGAAGGCTGGCTGTTCCGGGTGGCGTCCACCGAACTCAAATACCGGATACTGGATGAACAAGGACACATCCTGCTGGCTTCGGACGGCGGCAAACGCGATGGCCCCTGGCTTGCCGGGGACCTTTCCGGGGACGCAGGCAAGATCGTGCACGCGACGATCGGCGGGGAGCGGTTCTCCGTGGCGACGCAGCAGGTCGTGCGAGGCCGGTCCGTGTACTACGTGCAGACCGCGACAAGCAGACGTTTCATCGAAGCGCTCGTCAGCCTGAAGGTCAAGCCGATTCCGGCCCTTGTGAGAGTCACCCTGCTCTTTGCCGTCGTTATCTTCGGGCTGGCCCTGCCCTTCACGATTCGCCGCGTGCTCAAGCCGCTGCGCGACGCGTCCGATGCGGCAGCGCAGATCACGCCGCGCAATCTGAAAACGCGTCTTTCGGCTCGCGGCATTCCGAGCGAGATCAAGCCGTTGATCAACGCATTCAACGACGCGCTGGAACGACTGGAGAAGGGCTTTACAGTCCAGCAGCAATTTCTTGCGACCGCCGCGCATGAGCTTCAAACGCCGCTCACCTTGATTCGCGGCCAGATCGAGCTGCAATCCGAGATCAGCGAAAAAGACCTGTTGTTCCGCGAGATCGATCTGATGTCGCGACAGGTTCGACAACTGCTGCATCTCGCCGAAGTCAGCGACGCCCAGAATTTCGACTTTGGCGAAGTCGACACGGCCGACGTAGCGCACGAGGTGATTGCATATCTCGCCCGTAAGGCCGATGAAAAGCAGGTGAGCCTGCATATCAAAGAACGTCCCGCACTACCCGCCATTTGGGCTGACAAGGGCGCGCTTTTTATTCTCCTCAAGAACCTCGTCGAAAACGCGATCCATGCGTCGCCCGCGAATGGCATCGTGCTGTTGACCATCGACGCAGCGTCGATCGGAATTAGTGACGAAGGGCCCGGCATACGCGAGGATCATCTTCCCTTTCTGTTCAAGCGATTCTGGCGTGCGCCCGATGCAAAACATGAGGGAGCCGGTCTTGGGCTCGCGATATGCAAGGAAATTGCGCTGGCGCATGGCTGGCGGTTGACCGTGAGCGCTTTCTCGCCTGGAACGGGCTTCACTGTGTGGTTGTGA
- a CDS encoding SDR family oxidoreductase: MRIFVTGATGWVGSAVVRELVGAGHQVTGLVRSAERAAQLGTAGVRTLVGSLEDIGRLREGTSEADAVIHTAFNHDWSRFAENSAVERRAIEAIGAALEGSDRPFLVTSGVALLAPGRIATEQDIAPPVSERFPRASEAAVRELVARGVQATTIRLAPSVHGLGDHGFVPRLAAIAREKGVSAYVGEGLNRWPAVHRLDAARVYRLALENVTAGPFHAIGEMGVALKDIAAAISDSLGLPLVSLSAEEASAHFGWFAPFVAIDAPAESRHTQAILGWTPQHRGLLADLADPGYFRIEPAGSSH; the protein is encoded by the coding sequence ATGAGGATATTCGTGACCGGGGCGACCGGCTGGGTCGGCTCTGCGGTTGTGCGTGAATTGGTCGGGGCAGGGCATCAGGTTACGGGCCTAGTCCGATCCGCAGAGCGGGCGGCCCAACTCGGGACGGCCGGCGTGCGGACGCTCGTGGGGTCGCTCGAAGATATCGGGCGCCTGCGGGAAGGCACTTCCGAAGCCGATGCGGTGATACATACCGCGTTCAATCACGACTGGTCCCGCTTTGCCGAGAACAGCGCGGTAGAACGGCGTGCGATCGAGGCGATCGGTGCGGCGCTTGAAGGATCCGACCGGCCATTCCTCGTCACGTCCGGCGTCGCCTTGTTGGCCCCTGGTCGCATCGCAACCGAACAAGACATCGCGCCACCCGTTTCTGAGCGATTCCCCCGCGCGTCGGAGGCGGCCGTGAGGGAATTGGTCGCGCGGGGCGTGCAGGCCACCACGATACGCCTCGCGCCATCGGTTCACGGTCTGGGCGACCATGGTTTTGTGCCGCGTCTTGCGGCCATTGCGCGCGAGAAGGGCGTCTCGGCTTATGTGGGCGAAGGGCTCAACCGCTGGCCCGCCGTGCATCGGCTCGATGCAGCTCGTGTCTACCGTCTGGCTCTCGAGAACGTGACGGCGGGGCCGTTCCACGCAATCGGCGAAATGGGCGTAGCGCTCAAGGACATCGCCGCGGCGATAAGCGATAGCCTCGGCCTGCCGCTGGTTTCCCTTTCCGCGGAAGAAGCCTCCGCGCATTTCGGGTGGTTTGCACCCTTCGTCGCGATCGACGCCCCTGCGGAGAGCCGTCACACGCAAGCGATTCTGGGCTGGACGCCGCAGCACCGGGGGCTCCTCGCGGACCTCGCCGATCCCGGTTACTTCCGCATCGAACCGGCCGGCTCGTCCCATTGA
- a CDS encoding RNA polymerase sigma factor, whose protein sequence is MESPPTSRPMTDPDRDITATVMRERTRLVNFIRRRIRDPDDAEDILQDVFHEFVQAYRLPAPIEQASAWLFRTARNRIIDRFRKKKEQPLTELLEAEDDDANVEYRLDLALPAHDAGPEALYARALLLKALQDALDELPPNQREVFIAHELEGRSFKEMVGQSGVALNTLLARKRYAVLHLRARLQPIYDELDL, encoded by the coding sequence ATGGAATCGCCACCCACTTCGCGCCCGATGACCGACCCAGACCGCGACATCACCGCGACAGTGATGCGTGAACGAACGAGGCTCGTGAATTTCATCCGGCGTCGAATACGCGACCCGGACGACGCCGAGGACATCCTGCAGGACGTGTTCCACGAATTCGTGCAGGCCTACCGCCTTCCTGCGCCGATCGAACAGGCGAGTGCGTGGCTGTTCCGTACCGCCCGCAACCGCATCATCGACCGCTTTCGCAAGAAGAAAGAGCAGCCGCTGACCGAGCTGCTCGAAGCCGAGGACGACGATGCCAACGTCGAATATCGCCTCGACCTCGCGCTGCCGGCGCACGATGCCGGGCCCGAAGCGCTGTACGCCCGCGCGCTGTTGCTCAAGGCCTTGCAGGATGCGCTCGACGAGCTGCCGCCGAATCAACGTGAGGTGTTTATCGCGCACGAACTGGAGGGCCGATCCTTCAAGGAAATGGTCGGGCAAAGCGGCGTCGCGCTCAATACGCTGCTCGCGCGCAAACGCTACGCCGTCTTGCATCTGCGCGCCCGGCTGCAGCCCATTTATGACGAACTGGATCTCTAG